The genomic interval AGATCGTGACCGAAGACTGGTATGTCGGGCGCGATCTGGTCGCTACGCATGATCTGCCGGCCTGGCTGGGACGGGTGCTTCCACAGGGGGTGGTCATGACCCCCCATACCAGCGTTGTGCGCATTGAGCCTGGACAGGTGATCGTGCGCGAGCGCTTCGCCCTGGCAGAGCGCGCCCTGCCCGCCGATATGGTGGTGTTGGGGGTCTATGAGCAGCCCGACCAGGACCTCTACTTCGCCTTGAAAGGGCGCCTCGCTCGTCTGCGCCGCGCCGGCGACTGCGTTGCGCCCCGCCGCATTGAGCAGGCAATCACTGAGGGACGCCAGGCCGGCTTCTGGGCCTGAGCATCAGCAGCCCACTCACGCACGAGTGGAGCAGAGAGCAGGTAAGCCTGCGCCTGAGCAGCACAGGAGGGTCCGCCAATGGCTGGCCAGTTTCAGTATTTATTTACGCCGCTGCGCGTTGGCACAGTGGTGATACCCAACCGCATCGTCTTCGCCGCCCATTTGACGAATCTGGCCGAGGAGAATCAGCCCGGCCCGCGCTTGACTGCCTACTATGTTGAGCGCGCCCGCGGCGGCTGCGGCTTGATCATTACCGAGGAACAGTCGGTTCATCCCAGCGACTGGGCTTATCAGAAACTGATCCACGGTTTCGATCCGCAGGTGGTTCCCGCCTACCGCCGCCTGACGCGCGCCGTTCACGACTATGGGACACGTATCTTTGCTCAACTGAACCACAACGGCATGCAGGCGAGCAGCATCTACTCGCGCCGCCCCGTGCTTGGCCCGTCGCCGCTGGTCGATCCGATCCACCGCGAGATGTGTAAGGAGATCGAGGCCGAGGAGATCGCCGAGATCGTGCGCGGCTATGCACTGGTGGCTCGCCATGTGCGCGAGGGCGGTTTCGATGGGGCCGAATTGCAAGCCTCCCATAGCTCCCTCATTCGTCAATTTCTCTCTCCTTACTACAATCGCCGCCAGGATGGCTACGGCGGCTCGCTGGAGAATCGCTTGCGCTTCGTGCTGGAGGTCATTGAGGCTATCCGCGCCGAGGTCGGTCGCGATTTTCCTCTGGGGATTCGCCTTTGCGGCGACGAGTTGATTCCCAGCGGCCTGACCTTCTCCGATGTGCGCGAGATCGCCCTGCGCCTGGAGGCTACCGGACAGCTTGACTTTATTAATACGAGCATCGGCGAATTTCATAACCTCTATATGGTTGAGGGGTCGATGCATACGCCGCCTGGTTATCAGCTCTTCGTCTCGGCGGGTCTGCGCGAGGTCGTGCAGCTCCCTGTCTTTTGTACTGGGCGCATCAAGGACCCCGTCCAGGCAGAGCGTATTCTGCGCGAAGGGCTGGCCGACATGGTCGACGTGGTGCGCGGCCAGATCTGCGATCCCGCTTTTGCCCGTAAGGCCCGCGAGGGACACAGCGAGAGTATCCGCCTCTGTATCTCTTGTAATCAGTACTGCATCGGTCGGATGGGTCTGAATCTCAGCCTGGGCTGTATCCAGACACCAGCTACGGGAAACGAGCTGCGTTTCCGGCCCCTGCCCCCACGGTCCTCGCCGCGGAGCGGCGTTCGTCGCCCACGGGTGCTTGTTGTGGGTGGTGGACCAGCGGGCATGCAGGCGGCCAAAGTGATTGCGCAACGTGGAGGCCAGGTACGTTTGTATGAGCGCCAGCCAGAGACGGGGGGCCAGATCAACCTTATTGTGCGAGTGCCCGGTCGCGTTGAGTTCGGCGATGCGGCGCGGAATCTCCAGCGCGAGCTGGCTGAAGTGGGCGTTGAGGTGATCACTGCCACCGAGGTCGACGCCGACTTTGTTCTGAGAGAGCAGGCGGACGCGGTGATCATTGCCACTGGCTCGCGCCCGGGGCCAGTTCCCGTGCCGGGCGGCGATTTGCCCCACGTGGCCAATCCCTGGCAGGTGCTTCTGGGAGAGAAAACGGCGGCTGCCGGCCAGCGCGTTCTGGTCTACGATCAGGTCGGCTTCCATCAGGCGACCAGCGTAGCAGAGCTGTTAGCTGAGCGCGGCTGTCAGGTTGAGGTGGTGACGCCGCAGTTCTACGTAGGCGGCGATCTGAGCGTGACCCTGGATATCGAGCTATGGTATCGGCGCATGCTGGCCCACGGGGCGCTCTTCACCCCACATCACTACCTGGCGTCCCTGCACCCCGGCGGAGCGACCATTGTCAATAACTATACCGGCCAGGCCCGCACCATTGACGAGCTGGCGCTGGTGGTCGTGGTCGCTCCCCAGGTCGCCGATGAGGCCCTCTATCAGGACCTCAAGGGGCGCGTTGCACACCTGTACCGCGTAGGAGACTGTCTGGCGCCGCGGCGTGTGGAGCACGCTATTCTCGATGGGGAGCGCGTTGGGCGGGCATTGAGGCTGGATGGTCTGGCTCCTGTCGATGGCGAGTGAGGGAGGCACTGGTTTCGCCGTTGGCTTCTCTTGCCTCGGAGGAGGTCCAACGGCTTGCCGATTTCGCCTTAGATGCTACAATACAGGGAAACCCGCCGTGCTGAGGCCAGGGCGTGGCGCCAGGAAAGCAGCGTTCGCCTGGTTTCTGGTCGCGAGTAGCCCTGGTCTTCAGCCAGTGGTGGGCCCAAGGCCAAACGCTGTTTGTGGAGTAGGTATGTCTGTTGAGCGTTCTTCCTTTTCATCAGAAGAACAGGGAAGGCAGACCCAGGCTGCCGTGTCACCGTCGCCTGATCTGGCTGCTCAGCTGAGTGCTGGCATTAATGCCAACTACCTGGTGGAGCCGCCTGTCCGGCGGGCGAGCGTTCCTCCTCTTCCCCCCGAACGGGCCTTGAGCCTGGCCTGGCTCTATAGCGCGCTCCTTGGCAATGGTCGCTTGCTCGTTTGCCTTGATGAGAGCGCAACCCCCGTGCAATGCTTCTATCCGCATATCGACGGTGGCCCTCATGTGCGTTCCCTGCTTCAGGGAGTCCAGGTCGAGCGCGAGGGCCAAGCGCCGCAGGTGAGCTGGCTCGCTGAAGAAGGCTGGTCGCACGAGCTGCGATATCTGCCAGCCAGCGCAGTGGTGGTCGTGCGCTCGGTGCAACCCAGCCTTGGGCTGGTCCTTGAGCGACGCCTCGCCGTCCATCCTGAGCGCGATCTTCTGGTGATTGAGTTACGCCTGGCTAATCAGAGTCAGGCCACGCTTCGCTGCAGCCTGGTCACCTACGCTGCTATTGACATCGACCTGCGCCCGGCAGGCAACTGTGCCTGGTACGATCCTGAAACGGAACTGCTGACTTTCTTCCATGCTGATCGCTACCTGGCCCTGGGCAGTGACTGGTCCGTGGCTGATTTTGCCTGTGAGCAGAGTCGCCCCGGCGTCGTTGATCTAGCTTTCCAGATGGCCGCTGAGCAGCGCTACAGCCGCCAGGAGTTTGCTGTTGGCCAGGTGGCGGCGGCTCTACGCCATCATCTCGGTGAGCTGCCTTCCGGGGCCAGCCGCAGCGGTGCTCTACTTCTCTCTTTCGGGCCCACTTTGGAGGCAGTGCGCACAACCCTGATCCAGCAGCGAGACCACAGCAGCCAGTTGCTTGAGGAGACGCTCGCGGATTGGCAGCAGCGCTGCGCGCGGTTCATACTCAGTGGTGCGTCAGATGAGATCAGCCGACTCTACGAGCGTTCGCTGATGGTGCTTCGCTTGCTGAGCGATCGAGAGACGGGAGCTATCCTCGCGGCCCCGGAGATGGACCCGACTTTTCGTTCAAGTGGAGGTTACGGGATGTGCTGGCTACGCGATGGGGCATATAATGCCTATGCCCTCGATGTGGCCGGTGAGCACGAGCGTGCCCGTGCCTTCTTTGACTGGGCCCTGCGGGTCCAAGAGGCATCTGGCTGCTGGTACCAGCGCTATGATACTCAGGGGAATCTGGCACCAACCTGGGGACTGATTCAATTTGATGAGATCGGCATCTTTGTTTGGGCCCTGGGCCAACACGTGGGTCTGACTGGCGATGTAGAGTACACTCGCTCAGTCTGGCCGGCTCTGAAACGGGCTGGCAGCTATATGCTGCGCGAGCTGGACCCGGAGACGGGCCTGGCACCGATCACGAAGGATCTCTGGGAAGAGTTCGACGGCATCAGCACCTATGCCTGTGCCACGACCTGGGCCGGTTTTGCCACCCTGGCCCGCCTTGCCACGCTCTTAGGCGCGGAGGCCGAGGCGCAGCAGTGGCAGGAAGCTGCCGCGCGCTTGAAGCAGGCCATTGAGCAGCATCTGTGGAGCGAGTCAGCAGGGCACTTCCTACGCGGTGGAC from Thermogemmatispora onikobensis carries:
- a CDS encoding mycofactocin system FadH/OYE family oxidoreductase 2 encodes the protein MAGQFQYLFTPLRVGTVVIPNRIVFAAHLTNLAEENQPGPRLTAYYVERARGGCGLIITEEQSVHPSDWAYQKLIHGFDPQVVPAYRRLTRAVHDYGTRIFAQLNHNGMQASSIYSRRPVLGPSPLVDPIHREMCKEIEAEEIAEIVRGYALVARHVREGGFDGAELQASHSSLIRQFLSPYYNRRQDGYGGSLENRLRFVLEVIEAIRAEVGRDFPLGIRLCGDELIPSGLTFSDVREIALRLEATGQLDFINTSIGEFHNLYMVEGSMHTPPGYQLFVSAGLREVVQLPVFCTGRIKDPVQAERILREGLADMVDVVRGQICDPAFARKAREGHSESIRLCISCNQYCIGRMGLNLSLGCIQTPATGNELRFRPLPPRSSPRSGVRRPRVLVVGGGPAGMQAAKVIAQRGGQVRLYERQPETGGQINLIVRVPGRVEFGDAARNLQRELAEVGVEVITATEVDADFVLREQADAVIIATGSRPGPVPVPGGDLPHVANPWQVLLGEKTAAAGQRVLVYDQVGFHQATSVAELLAERGCQVEVVTPQFYVGGDLSVTLDIELWYRRMLAHGALFTPHHYLASLHPGGATIVNNYTGQARTIDELALVVVVAPQVADEALYQDLKGRVAHLYRVGDCLAPRRVEHAILDGERVGRALRLDGLAPVDGE
- a CDS encoding glycoside hydrolase family 15 protein, producing the protein MSVERSSFSSEEQGRQTQAAVSPSPDLAAQLSAGINANYLVEPPVRRASVPPLPPERALSLAWLYSALLGNGRLLVCLDESATPVQCFYPHIDGGPHVRSLLQGVQVEREGQAPQVSWLAEEGWSHELRYLPASAVVVVRSVQPSLGLVLERRLAVHPERDLLVIELRLANQSQATLRCSLVTYAAIDIDLRPAGNCAWYDPETELLTFFHADRYLALGSDWSVADFACEQSRPGVVDLAFQMAAEQRYSRQEFAVGQVAAALRHHLGELPSGASRSGALLLSFGPTLEAVRTTLIQQRDHSSQLLEETLADWQQRCARFILSGASDEISRLYERSLMVLRLLSDRETGAILAAPEMDPTFRSSGGYGMCWLRDGAYNAYALDVAGEHERARAFFDWALRVQEASGCWYQRYDTQGNLAPTWGLIQFDEIGIFVWALGQHVGLTGDVEYTRSVWPALKRAGSYMLRELDPETGLAPITKDLWEEFDGISTYACATTWAGFATLARLATLLGAEAEAQQWQEAAARLKQAIEQHLWSESAGHFLRGGRLKVAPLEDDERTALAADEVAITIRGRRWRARLSDPTLDISILGLAVPCGVFDPADPRLQATARAIAERLRSPVGGILRYQGDSYRGGNPWILCTLWLAWYEALTGNLAEAEQLYRWAVEHRTPLDLLAEQVSRQDGQPCWIMPLGWSHAMFVLVTQVLRARGRLQVRAPGEA